TCTGATTTCTCCTCCTCGGCTCAGCCCGCAGCTCAGCTCTTGCTCTCAGCAGTCTTGCCCAGCCTCTCAGCTCAACCCTTGTTGCATTTGCTGGATTGCGGCGTGTGCTTGGTTTGGACACCGGAGCTCCTGCTTCGATCTGGCCGAGCTCGTTTGGGGCACCAATTAGCAAGTAGATCCGGTGCTGCCACTGCCATCTCCCCGATCGACCTCGCCCGTGGCAAGGAAATGCCCGTGGAATGAGAGGGACAGGCCCGGGAGGGGAGCAGCCCGAAGTAGCCATTCGAGCGCGTGCGAAAGAGGAGGGAAGGCGACAGCTTGGGCAGGAAGGAGCTAGCTAGAGGAGAGCATGGACTGGGATCTCAAGGCGCCGGGCGCGTGGGACCTCGCGGAGCTGGAGCACGACCAcgcaggcggcgcggcggcggcggcggcgggagcggcgGGGACGTCCGGCGGCCACGGCAATGCGGCCGCCTCGGCGTACCGCCCGCCCGGGGCGCTCGAGTGCTCGGTGGACCTCAAGCTCGGCGGGCTGGGCGAGTGCGAGCTCGGCGCGGCGCCGGCACGCAggcagcccgccgccgccgccgcggggaagGCCCCAGCCCCCGCAGCctccggggcggcggcggcggcgggcccgtCGTCGCCCGGCCCCGGTGCGCCGGCGAAGCGGCCGcgcccggcgggcggcggcgggcagcagcagcagcagtgccCGTCGTGCGCGGTGGAGGGGTGCACAGCGGACCTGAGCAAGTGCCGCGACTACCACCGGCGGCACAAGGTGTGCGAGGCGCACTCCAAGAcgcccgtcgtcgtcgtcgccggccgCGAGATGCGCTTCTGCCAGCAGTGCAGCAGGTAACCCAACCAACTCCACCACCCCCGCGCTCGCTGACGCCCCCGCCGCCATCAATCTAACGCCAACCGTACACAATCGAGCAGACAGAATGCATCTGCCATCGTGTAGCTACTAGCTGCCTGATCGCTTCGTCAGTACTAGCTGGGGATCAGCATCGGCTCCGTCCACCATTGCTGCCTTCTTCTTCTTGTAGCTCCCTCCCCCTGTCTCGTTTCAAGGATGCACAACTTTACCTTTTCCGGCATGACTTTTTCCAGTTTTTCAGTTCCGAGAAAATTCCTCCGAGCCCTACCATCACTGTAGCATTACCTGATGAATTATTGCCACgcttttttcctttcttttctcccctgcgcTGCTCCTGCACTGCGTGCTCAGCGCTTCACTTTCTGACGCGCTGATGAGAGTTAACGCTGCTGGCAAAGTGGGTAGCTGCTCCCCCATCGTCTGCCCAAGATCACCTATACATACAGTGACCCGTCGAAGCTCTCTCCCTGACTGCCTGACTCCCTGTCACCCTGTGTGTGTTCGGCGAGTTCtctctctcaaaaaaaaaaaaaaaacgcgACCGCGAGCTGTTAAGTCCGGAGGCCGAGCATGATTGCCTGCTTTGGTAGCTGGAAACGGGGGGAATCGACGTAATCCTCTGCGCTTTTCCCTCGTGGATGCTATGCGGCGACAGGATGCTCTTTTTTTCCTGTCCGTGTGGGGCGGCCAATCCTTTGGAGAATGGAGGCAGCACTGAATCTGAACCGCGCGTACAGCCAGCTTTGGTTTACCATCATTTCAGGCGGCAGCTGCTGGCCTACCACATCCGCTGCTACTGCTAGCAGCTAGCGGCGCCTCCTGTCTGATAGAGCAAAGGCGATATACTAGTATCTCTGCAGATATTGTGCCCATACTCAGAAAGTCAGTACTACTGCTGAAAGAGGTTTATGATGGATCTAGCCTATACCTaaagcttttttttttttcctgGGCCATTGCTATGCTTTGAAAGGGCCATGGATGAGTACTATATATATTCTGCTTGTTCAAGTCAGTAGTCCTATATATATGGCCTGTGGCCTGTCAAAATGAGATTCTGCTTGTTCTCGGGTTTAGGGGCTGTCTGGCGCTGTCTTCATCTGTGTTCCACTTCAGCAATTGTACTTCTGAGCTAGCAATGGCAGCAAACATGGTTTTCTGGGCACTGTTAGTCACGGAGACTTTGATGATCCATGACCACAAAATTCAGCTACTTTTCTGAGCATTACATACACTTTTTCTAGGCCACCACAAATGTTTCGTAGTTCATGTTGCCAATCTTCGAACAATATTCTATCACTGAATATCTTGTTTCTTTTCAGTCTGAACCATCTGTTTTTTTTGTCTGATAGTGATTGAATTTTGGCATTATGAAGTATCACTACAATTTCGATCTTAGTTCCGTCCACTTTATAGTACAGCTGTGTTGGTGCCCATTTTTGTCTTGCTGATCAATAGCAGACGGTCCCTCTCTGTTGCGGTGGACCTTTACACTATAACTTGATAGAGGATGCTAATGTGATACTCTCGTCATATATTCTGCGAATATCTTACTCAGTGGGGACAATTCTCCATGATTGATTACTTTGTCTTTTGGTGCAAATTGCAGACTTCATAGATAAGTGACAGTCAGTGTGCCAACAGAATTTTCAGCTTTCTTATCCCTTTGGAGAATGAAACTGTCAGTTTCTACCTATGTAGAGTTTGAGTGCACTATGTTGTGGTCCAAGTTCAACAGGTCTTTCAATATTTTCCTGGCGTGGACAGTTCTTTGGTCCAAAAGATAGCTTCTAAGACAAGCCTCTCAGCACTGAATGGCTTCATTGACACAGGAACATTGGTCCCTGGTGTGCTGTGTATTAACTATTACAAGCATATGCGCACAGTACATTAAATATTCTGACAATAATTATATTGATGATTCTTTAGTAAGGAGCATCTTCATAGACCATTGGATCATGCGCCTGACTACGCAGGCCCATCCTATCTGCCCCATTTAAAAAATCCAAACTAGGAGTATCTTCTTTGTCTATAAATTAAAAAAAGAAGCGCGAGTATATTCTAATTCAAATCGTCGAGGACGATCCTTGTGGTCCTGATCAATTATGCTGCATTCAAGGTCATACGTTTATGAGAGCGACAAACTACACTGCCACAAAATCTGCAATGACCTAGGATAATTGGCACCATGTCATCAAGGTTTTATGTCAATTTAATCACTTACCAAGTTGATTATTTTCGTATTCTTGTGCGGTGATGAAGTATTGATCCTTAATAGACAACGTGCTGTCAAGAAAGATGCTGTTAGCATATTGACATAGCAACTTTCTCAATTCAGTAGTCTCATCCGGAGATTATGTTTATTCAGGTTTCACTTACTTGCGGAGTTCGACGACACCAAGCGCAGCTGTAGGAAGCGCCTAGATGGGCACAATCGCCGCCGCAGGAAGCCACAACCAGATACCATGGCTTCTGCAAGCTTCATCGCGAGTCAACAAGGTTTTCTTCCTTTTTACCAATTTTCTTTGTTTCTTGAGTCTGCACATGGTTCAGATGCATCTTCGGAATTTCCATACCTTGctggaaaggaaaagaaaacaagACTGTAAAATAGGTCTGCCCATACATGAAAAATAAATCAGAGGTCCAATTCTGCCTCTTTGCCTCTGCTCTTTTAAACTTTTCGAGGTTGCCTAGCACTTTAACATGTTGCAGAGTGGAAACTTGATTCATGGATTAATTCCACTATGTTgcacctttttttttttgctctgtTCAACCATTTCCCTGCATACATTAATTGCAATAGGTTAGCATTATCAGAAAGAGGGGGGATAGCGCCATATTGTACTTATAGATGCATCCAAGTTATTACGAACTAGTACCTTTCACGCATTTAAATTTTTGGCTCATTAGGAAGCTCTTTTGTTTCTGCCAATTGCTTTCTCATAATTTATGCAAGGTCCTTCTAATGCTTTCAAGATCATAAAGGTCCCTACAGAACCAAATAACGGCTATATGCTGCTTTGCTTCAGATGTGTTCTATATACTGACATACTGTTCTTGAAGAACTACAACTTAATCGACAACCCATATGAGTTCATATATAGGATAACCAAAGTGGCATGTAGAACTGCAAGAAATATCTGGTTCACATTAAATGATCTGAGAACAGTAGTAATTTGCGCATTCATGATTTATGTTGCTAGATGTATGTCTAGCAGCTGGGAGCTGCATTACCACCTCATCAGTCATCACCTAATGCGCATTTCTTTCATATTCAGGGACACGATTCTCACCATTTGCAGCTCCGAGACTTGATGCGAACTGGCCGGGCGTAATCAAAACCGAGGAGAGTCCATACTACACTCACCAGATCCCTCTGGGCACCAGCAACAGGCATCATTTCGTCGGCTCGTCGTCTGCTTACGCCAAAGAAGGCCGCCGCTTCCCTTTCCTGCAGGAGGGCGAGATAAATTTTGCCACCGGCGTGGTGCTGGAGGCTCCAGCTTCCGCGCGCCAGCCGGTCCTCAAGACGGCAGCACCTCCCgagagcagcagcggcagcaccGGCGGGAAGATGTTCTCCGACGGGCTGACCCGCGTGCTCGACTCGGATTGTGCTCTCTCTCTTCTGTCAGCTCCGGCGAACTCCTCCGGCATCGACGTCAGCAGGATGGTGCGGCCGACTGAACACGTCCCTATGGCGCAGCCCGTGGTGTCGGGCCTGCAGTTCGGCAGCCCGTCGTGGTTCTCGCGCCCCCAGGCTTCcgcgggcggcgccgccgcggccacggCAGGGTTCCCCCCCTGCCCCGTGGCGGAGGGCGGGCAGCAGCTGAATACCGTGCTGAGCTCCAACGACAACGAGATGAACTACAGCGGGATGTTCCAcgtcggcggcagcggcggcggcggcggcggcgagggctcCTCGGACGGCACCTCTTCGTCGCTGCCCTTCTCGTGGCAGTAGTTCTCACTTCTCAGCGGCTGTTCTTGCGTGCTTCCGATCTGGTTGAGCAATTCGCTTCAGTGAATGATCACTGATCAGCACTGGTTTCTGTCTTTTCTGCATCCATTTGATTTTCTCGAATCGATTCTACTCACCAGCATTCATGTGG
The Panicum hallii strain FIL2 chromosome 6, PHallii_v3.1, whole genome shotgun sequence genome window above contains:
- the LOC112896265 gene encoding teosinte glume architecture 1-like, with translation MDWDLKAPGAWDLAELEHDHAGGAAAAAAGAAGTSGGHGNAAASAYRPPGALECSVDLKLGGLGECELGAAPARRQPAAAAAGKAPAPAASGAAAAAGPSSPGPGAPAKRPRPAGGGGQQQQQCPSCAVEGCTADLSKCRDYHRRHKVCEAHSKTPVVVVAGREMRFCQQCSRFHLLAEFDDTKRSCRKRLDGHNRRRRKPQPDTMASASFIASQQGTRFSPFAAPRLDANWPGVIKTEESPYYTHQIPLGTSNRHHFVGSSSAYAKEGRRFPFLQEGEINFATGVVLEAPASARQPVLKTAAPPESSSGSTGGKMFSDGLTRVLDSDCALSLLSAPANSSGIDVSRMVRPTEHVPMAQPVVSGLQFGSPSWFSRPQASAGGAAAATAGFPPCPVAEGGQQLNTVLSSNDNEMNYSGMFHVGGSGGGGGGEGSSDGTSSSLPFSWQ